In one window of Sphingomonas glaciei DNA:
- a CDS encoding NepR family anti-sigma factor has protein sequence MREATLRREGIEGLSADSNESRPEDDKTKSTRDARRRSPAAGDVGKALRSAYDEALREDVPDDFLNLLGKLS, from the coding sequence TTGCGCGAAGCTACGCTGCGGCGGGAGGGGATCGAAGGATTGAGTGCGGATAGCAACGAGTCCCGTCCAGAGGACGACAAGACCAAGAGCACAAGAGACGCCAGGCGTCGTAGCCCCGCTGCCGGCGATGTCGGCAAGGCGCTGCGCAGCGCCTATGACGAAGCCCTGCGTGAAGACGTTCCGGATGATTTCCTCAACCTCCTTGGCAAGCTGAGCTGA
- a CDS encoding bifunctional [glutamine synthetase] adenylyltransferase/[glutamine synthetase]-adenylyl-L-tyrosine phosphorylase, translating into MERARRWSPFLRTLAERHPDLVETFEQGGSDAALAMVDAGALPVAVGLRRARQRLALATALGDLSGELPLEEVTAALSDFADTAIHAALVQAIGERTPGEPVAGLTVLALGKLGSRELNYSSDVDLILLFDPDTLPRRARDEPGAAAVRLGRRLVELLQERTAEGYVARVDLRLRPSPEVTPIVLPVDAAISYYESSALQWERAAFIRARTCAGDVPLGERFLQEIRPFVWRRALDFGAIDDIRDISLRIRDHYAQGQEFGPGYDLKRGRGGIREAEFFTQVQQLVHGGREPALRAPATLDALAVLSASGRLDETQAAAIGHAYRALRTAEHRVQMIDDRQEHRLPTGEALEAVAKLGGHKDAAALLASLRPHVDAVGQSFDSLVRARTHQLSSDPDLLLRELEKMGWPQPAEAARRLADWRTGKARALRSPAARSAFEGMLPTLLPRIASAPDPQRALNRLSDVIDRMSSGLNFFRLLEARPQLADLLALILAQAPALADQLARRPTLLDGLIDESSLAELPDADTLTERFLHAARNDPLDTALDRIRRLVGERRFALGVQLIAATRDPIAIAEGYSALAEAAVRVIAAKVEDAFAEAHGRIAGADLAVVALGRFGGRALTHASDLDLVFLFEAPDGARSDGLRPLGSTDYFNRLASRIVAGLSVQTAAGPLYDVDTRLRPQGEQGMLAVSCEAFAAYQRSEAWTWEHLALCRARPLAGNADFQARVAALIRSILLEPRDAVKVRGDAAAMRLDMARHKPPSGPLDVKLGPGGLVDLEFTVHVLQLTTEVGLDPQLEVALDALAEAGLIDAQADPDLRLLTRFLVVLRLVGPGSAAEVPAPTRALVASLCGQEDWNALLAALDEARARIAARWQQVSGGTR; encoded by the coding sequence TTGGAGCGCGCCCGGCGCTGGTCGCCCTTCCTCCGAACGCTCGCCGAACGACACCCGGATCTGGTCGAAACTTTCGAGCAGGGTGGCAGCGACGCCGCGCTGGCGATGGTCGATGCTGGAGCACTGCCGGTCGCCGTCGGCCTGCGCCGCGCCCGCCAGCGGCTCGCGCTCGCGACCGCGCTCGGCGACCTGTCGGGCGAGTTGCCGCTCGAGGAAGTCACGGCCGCGCTGTCCGACTTCGCCGATACCGCCATCCACGCTGCGCTCGTCCAGGCGATCGGCGAGCGCACCCCCGGAGAGCCGGTCGCCGGCCTGACCGTCCTCGCGCTGGGCAAGCTCGGCAGCCGCGAGCTCAATTACAGCTCGGACGTCGACCTCATCCTGCTGTTCGACCCTGACACCCTGCCACGCCGCGCCCGGGACGAGCCGGGGGCCGCCGCGGTCCGCCTCGGGCGGCGGCTGGTGGAACTGCTTCAGGAGCGCACCGCCGAGGGCTATGTCGCCCGGGTCGACCTTCGCCTGCGCCCGTCGCCCGAGGTGACCCCGATCGTGCTCCCGGTCGATGCCGCGATTTCCTATTACGAAAGCTCGGCGCTCCAATGGGAACGCGCCGCCTTCATCCGCGCCCGGACCTGCGCCGGCGATGTCCCGCTGGGCGAGCGGTTCCTCCAGGAGATCCGCCCGTTCGTATGGCGCCGCGCCCTCGACTTCGGTGCGATCGACGACATCCGCGACATCTCGCTGCGGATCCGTGACCATTATGCGCAGGGGCAGGAGTTCGGCCCCGGCTATGACCTCAAGCGCGGGCGCGGCGGAATCCGCGAGGCGGAGTTCTTTACCCAGGTCCAGCAGCTCGTCCACGGCGGCCGCGAGCCGGCGCTGCGGGCCCCCGCCACGCTCGACGCGCTGGCGGTGCTGTCGGCGTCAGGGCGGCTCGACGAAACACAGGCCGCCGCCATCGGCCATGCCTATCGCGCGCTGCGCACGGCCGAGCATCGGGTCCAGATGATCGACGACCGGCAGGAGCATCGGCTTCCCACCGGAGAGGCGCTGGAGGCCGTAGCGAAGCTTGGCGGGCACAAGGATGCAGCGGCGCTGCTCGCCAGTCTACGCCCACACGTCGATGCGGTCGGCCAGTCCTTCGACAGTCTGGTGCGTGCCCGCACCCACCAATTGTCGAGCGATCCCGACCTGCTCCTGCGCGAACTCGAGAAGATGGGCTGGCCGCAGCCTGCCGAGGCGGCGCGGCGGCTTGCCGACTGGCGCACCGGCAAGGCGCGGGCGTTGCGCTCGCCTGCCGCGCGCTCTGCCTTCGAAGGCATGTTGCCGACCCTCCTGCCTCGGATCGCTTCTGCGCCCGATCCGCAGCGCGCGCTCAACCGGCTGAGCGACGTCATCGACCGCATGTCGAGCGGTCTCAATTTCTTCCGCCTGCTCGAGGCACGGCCGCAGCTCGCCGACCTGCTCGCCCTGATCCTCGCCCAGGCGCCCGCACTGGCCGATCAGCTGGCGCGCCGCCCGACCCTGCTCGACGGGCTGATCGACGAAAGCAGCTTGGCCGAGTTGCCCGACGCCGACACGCTGACCGAGCGATTCCTCCACGCGGCGCGCAACGACCCGCTCGACACCGCGCTCGATCGCATCCGGCGGCTGGTCGGCGAACGCCGCTTCGCGCTCGGCGTCCAGTTGATCGCCGCAACCCGCGACCCGATCGCCATTGCCGAAGGCTATAGCGCGCTCGCCGAAGCGGCCGTGCGGGTCATCGCCGCCAAGGTCGAGGACGCCTTCGCCGAGGCGCACGGCCGCATCGCCGGCGCGGATTTGGCGGTGGTCGCCTTGGGGCGCTTCGGGGGCAGGGCGCTGACCCATGCCAGCGACCTCGACCTCGTCTTCCTGTTCGAGGCTCCGGACGGGGCGCGTTCGGACGGGCTGCGTCCGCTGGGCTCGACCGATTATTTCAATCGCCTGGCAAGCCGCATCGTCGCCGGCCTGTCGGTCCAGACCGCCGCCGGTCCGCTGTACGATGTCGACACGCGGCTGCGGCCGCAGGGCGAGCAGGGGATGCTGGCGGTCAGCTGCGAGGCCTTTGCCGCCTATCAGCGCAGCGAAGCCTGGACGTGGGAGCATCTCGCGCTGTGCCGCGCCCGCCCGTTGGCCGGAAACGCCGACTTTCAGGCGAGGGTCGCGGCGCTGATCCGCTCGATCCTGCTGGAGCCGCGCGACGCGGTGAAGGTGAGGGGGGACGCCGCAGCGATGCGGCTCGACATGGCCCGCCACAAGCCGCCGTCGGGTCCGCTCGACGTCAAGCTCGGCCCGGGCGGACTGGTCGATCTCGAGTTCACAGTTCATGTCCTTCAACTCACCACCGAAGTCGGCCTCGACCCGCAACTTGAGGTCGCGCTCGACGCACTGGCGGAGGCTGGGCTGATCGACGCGCAGGCCGACCCCGACCTGCGCCTCCTGACCCGCTTCCTAGTGGTGCTCCGCCTGGTCGGGCCGGGTTCGGCGGCCGAGGTGCCGGCGCCCACCCGCGCCCTCGTCGCAAGCCTGTGTGGACAGGAGGACTGGAATGCGCTGTTGGCGGCGCTGGACGAGGCGCGGGCGCGGATCGCCGCACGTTGGCAACAGGTAAGCGGAGGCACGAGATGA
- a CDS encoding segregation and condensation protein A, which yields MTLLQDPSDDVLQLSLGAWEGPLDLLLNLARAQKVDLHEISILVLVEQYLDFLANARALRLEIAADYLVMAAWLAYLKSCLLLPKDPTQDPSPEELAALLQLRLQRLDAMREAGARLMGRDRLGRDVFARGRPEGLRQVRKSRWQVSLFELASAYGQVRARSAPVMHVVARRAVVTLEEAIERVSSLIGSAVDWTMLERFLEPTHDPERARSALASSFVAALELARQGRVELRQAGPFAPLELRQARA from the coding sequence ATGACCCTGCTGCAGGACCCCTCGGACGATGTCCTCCAGCTTAGCCTAGGTGCTTGGGAAGGTCCGCTCGACCTGCTGCTCAATCTTGCCCGGGCGCAGAAGGTCGATCTGCATGAGATCTCGATCCTCGTCCTGGTCGAGCAATATCTCGACTTCCTGGCGAACGCCCGCGCCCTGCGGCTGGAGATCGCCGCCGATTATCTGGTGATGGCGGCCTGGCTGGCCTATCTCAAATCCTGCCTGCTACTGCCCAAGGATCCGACCCAGGATCCGAGCCCCGAGGAGCTCGCCGCCCTGCTCCAGCTGCGGCTGCAGCGCCTCGACGCGATGCGCGAGGCGGGAGCACGCCTGATGGGCCGCGACCGGCTCGGCCGGGACGTCTTCGCCCGCGGCCGGCCAGAAGGACTGCGCCAGGTCCGCAAGTCGCGCTGGCAAGTGTCGCTGTTCGAGCTGGCCTCCGCCTACGGCCAGGTCCGGGCTCGCTCGGCGCCGGTCATGCATGTCGTCGCCCGCCGCGCGGTGGTGACGCTGGAGGAGGCGATCGAGCGCGTCTCGTCCCTGATCGGAAGCGCCGTCGACTGGACGATGCTCGAGCGCTTCCTCGAACCGACCCACGATCCGGAACGGGCGCGGTCGGCGCTTGCCTCGTCGTTCGTCGCCGCGCTCGAACTGGCGCGGCAGGGCAGGGTCGAACTGCGCCAGGCCGGACCGTTCGCGCCGCTGGAGCTGCGGCAGGCACGCGCGTGA
- a CDS encoding sensor histidine kinase — protein sequence MSFLQNWFRQLPTAGRLLLLMTAALFPLGLVLVAAASSGINQSNTALSARANDQGQLAVRAIDGLIARNLLALRIAANGELEAGGDPCERVARSLRAAPNAPENFVLADPLGTRICSPGPADDGGRPTLLVANREVQMWLVPERGRLFYKVGILGGSATGSIDREQFRAALSAARAGTAGLTLVSPRGGELQISDEGERSSGLGSDMTIQSFRQSIQNGQLDVAVDVPSEHIASVDRLLILLPLLMWIVAALLSWLVVRTFLLSPLRKISQSIAAHEPGSGPLQLPARLGSSVEIRELGASFTRAVEQIEQSQKDMGEALEGQRKLVREVHHRVKNNLQVVASLLNIHRRSAKSDDAQNAYSSIGRRVDALAVVHRNHFAELEENRGIALRPLISELASNLRGSAPESARRLDINLDLESLNTTQDVAVATAFLTTEIVEHAMLTRPDAPVTLTLRRVSDLTARFTLATGALASDIANQAEHQQFERIIAGLAKQLRSALERTEGHYSVDLPVFAPRPPV from the coding sequence ATGTCATTTCTGCAAAACTGGTTCCGGCAGCTCCCCACCGCCGGAAGGCTGCTGCTACTGATGACGGCAGCCCTGTTCCCGCTGGGTCTGGTGCTGGTCGCGGCAGCGAGCAGCGGGATCAATCAGTCGAACACCGCCCTCTCCGCGCGGGCCAACGACCAGGGCCAGCTGGCGGTACGCGCAATCGACGGCCTGATCGCCCGCAACCTGCTGGCGCTGCGGATCGCGGCCAACGGCGAACTCGAAGCCGGCGGCGATCCGTGCGAACGGGTTGCGCGGTCGCTCCGAGCGGCACCTAACGCACCCGAGAACTTCGTTCTGGCAGACCCGCTGGGAACCCGCATCTGTTCGCCGGGCCCGGCCGATGACGGTGGCCGTCCCACCCTCCTGGTGGCGAACCGGGAAGTGCAGATGTGGCTCGTGCCGGAGCGCGGGCGGCTCTTCTACAAGGTCGGTATCCTCGGCGGATCGGCCACCGGCTCGATCGACCGCGAACAGTTCCGCGCCGCGCTGAGCGCCGCCCGTGCCGGCACCGCCGGCCTGACGCTCGTTTCCCCGCGCGGTGGCGAGCTCCAGATCAGCGACGAAGGCGAGCGCAGCAGCGGGCTCGGCTCGGACATGACCATCCAGAGCTTCCGGCAGTCGATCCAGAACGGTCAGCTCGATGTCGCGGTGGATGTGCCCAGTGAACATATCGCATCGGTCGATCGGCTGCTGATCCTGCTTCCGCTGCTGATGTGGATCGTCGCGGCCCTGCTCAGCTGGCTGGTGGTTCGCACCTTCCTGCTGTCGCCGCTGCGCAAGATCAGCCAGTCGATCGCCGCTCACGAACCGGGCTCGGGTCCCCTGCAGCTTCCTGCGCGGCTCGGGTCGTCAGTGGAGATCCGTGAGCTCGGCGCCTCCTTCACCCGCGCTGTCGAACAGATCGAACAAAGTCAGAAGGACATGGGCGAGGCGCTGGAAGGCCAGCGCAAGCTGGTCCGCGAAGTCCACCACCGGGTCAAGAATAACCTCCAGGTGGTCGCCTCGCTGCTCAATATCCATCGCCGCAGCGCCAAGTCGGACGATGCGCAGAACGCTTATTCCTCAATCGGGCGGCGGGTCGACGCCCTTGCCGTGGTCCACCGCAACCATTTCGCCGAACTGGAAGAAAACCGCGGGATCGCGCTTCGTCCGCTGATCAGCGAACTCGCCTCCAACCTGCGCGGCAGCGCACCCGAAAGCGCGCGGCGGCTGGACATCAATCTCGACCTCGAAAGCCTTAACACCACGCAGGACGTCGCGGTCGCAACCGCCTTCCTGACCACCGAAATCGTCGAGCATGCCATGCTGACCCGGCCCGATGCGCCAGTGACGCTGACGCTGCGGCGGGTGAGCGACTTAACAGCTCGATTCACCCTCGCCACCGGGGCCTTGGCGAGCGACATCGCCAACCAGGCCGAGCATCAGCAGTTCGAGCGGATCATCGCCGGGCTCGCCAAGCAGCTCCGCTCGGCGCTCGAGCGGACCGAGGGGCATTACAGCGTCGACCTGCCGGTATTTGCGCCTCGTCCGCCGGTCTAG
- the tatC gene encoding twin-arginine translocase subunit TatC: protein MKDLDNSKAPLFDHLVELRKRLLICIAVLVVAFFACYYFARPIFSVLIQPLKDAGETRVIYTDVFEAFWVQVKVGLFAALMICFPVIATQGWRFVAPGLYAKEKRAVLPFLLLTPVFFGGGAAFAYFLAMPWALHFLLGFQGDIGGVSQEALPGVGNYLSFVTRFLFGFGVAFLLPILLMLLERAGLVTAAQLASKRRYAIVGAFAIAAVLTPPDAVSQLMLAVPLWLLYESSIVAIRLTNWRSAKQAAPASTTE from the coding sequence GTGAAGGACCTCGACAACAGCAAGGCGCCCTTGTTCGATCATCTGGTCGAGCTGCGAAAGCGACTGCTGATCTGCATCGCGGTGCTCGTGGTGGCGTTTTTCGCCTGCTATTATTTCGCCCGCCCGATCTTTTCGGTGCTGATCCAGCCGCTCAAGGATGCCGGCGAGACGCGGGTGATCTATACCGACGTGTTCGAGGCCTTCTGGGTGCAGGTAAAGGTCGGCCTGTTCGCGGCGCTGATGATCTGCTTCCCGGTCATCGCCACCCAGGGCTGGCGGTTCGTCGCGCCGGGTCTCTACGCCAAGGAAAAGCGGGCGGTGCTCCCGTTCCTGCTGCTGACCCCGGTGTTCTTCGGCGGCGGGGCGGCGTTCGCCTATTTTCTCGCCATGCCATGGGCGCTGCATTTCCTGCTCGGCTTCCAGGGCGACATCGGGGGAGTCAGCCAGGAAGCGCTGCCGGGCGTGGGCAATTACCTGTCCTTCGTGACCCGCTTCCTGTTCGGCTTCGGGGTCGCCTTCCTGCTTCCGATCCTGCTGATGCTGCTGGAGCGGGCCGGGCTGGTCACCGCCGCCCAGCTCGCCAGCAAGCGCCGCTATGCGATCGTCGGTGCCTTTGCGATCGCGGCCGTGCTGACCCCGCCCGATGCGGTCAGCCAGCTGATGCTCGCGGTCCCCTTGTGGCTGCTCTATGAAAGCTCGATCGTTGCCATCCGTCTGACCAACTGGCGGTCGGCAAAACAGGCTGCGCCCGCCTCGACGACGGAGTGA
- a CDS encoding twin-arginine translocase TatA/TatE family subunit: protein MGGFSLIHWLILGVVILLLFGGNRFSAMMGDVAKGLKSFKHGMADDEEEERRRKADEQRRLGSVDRPIDVTPNPRVADPVAPPPPSPSDTLPR, encoded by the coding sequence ATGGGCGGTTTCAGCCTCATTCACTGGCTTATCCTCGGTGTAGTCATCTTGCTCCTGTTCGGCGGCAACCGCTTTTCCGCGATGATGGGTGACGTCGCGAAGGGGCTGAAGAGCTTCAAGCACGGCATGGCGGATGACGAGGAAGAAGAGCGCCGGCGCAAGGCCGACGAACAGCGCCGCCTCGGCTCAGTCGACCGCCCGATCGACGTGACGCCCAACCCGCGCGTGGCTGATCCGGTCGCGCCGCCGCCTCCGTCGCCCTCCGACACGCTCCCGCGCTGA
- a CDS encoding Sec-independent protein translocase subunit TatA/TatB, whose product MFGVDSTELLIIALAALVFIGPKELPGAMRQVGRWVGRARAHARHFTAGIENMMREAELEEMETRWRQENERIMREHPFASPYPGASDAVSGPLPPPDPPLSPDPQLPPEAVPSPAPQPVSEGERSPPAASLTPDEPGLPLPDPEHHRRELP is encoded by the coding sequence ATGTTCGGCGTCGACTCGACGGAGCTTTTGATCATCGCGCTTGCGGCGCTTGTGTTTATCGGACCCAAGGAACTGCCGGGCGCGATGCGGCAGGTCGGCCGCTGGGTCGGCCGGGCCCGCGCCCACGCGCGCCATTTCACCGCCGGCATCGAGAACATGATGCGCGAAGCCGAGCTGGAGGAGATGGAGACGCGCTGGCGTCAGGAAAACGAGCGCATCATGCGCGAGCATCCCTTCGCCTCCCCCTATCCCGGTGCCTCCGACGCGGTGAGCGGCCCGCTGCCGCCGCCGGATCCGCCCCTGTCGCCTGACCCGCAGCTTCCGCCGGAAGCCGTCCCTTCGCCTGCGCCGCAACCCGTATCCGAGGGTGAGCGCTCGCCGCCGGCCGCCAGCCTGACGCCTGACGAGCCCGGGCTTCCCTTGCCCGATCCCGAGCATCATCGGCGCGAACTGCCGTGA
- a CDS encoding sigma-70 family RNA polymerase sigma factor, translated as MNDDLDNQPAEAARAEPVPLSDPEFKTQLAQVIPHLRAFGRSLSGSRDLADDLVQETLLKAWAARKRFQAGTNMRAWTFIILRNLFLSQMRRARFKGEWDEITASKLLAAPASQDRHVELGDMQRALMHLPQPQREALILVGAGGFAYEEAAEICGCAVGTIKSRVARGRVALEQLLSGGKLPSRRQHKTDPNHSALSQIMGEVDELAGPRG; from the coding sequence GTGAACGACGATCTGGATAATCAACCGGCGGAAGCGGCGCGGGCCGAGCCCGTTCCGCTGTCCGATCCGGAATTCAAGACCCAATTGGCGCAAGTCATTCCGCACCTGCGCGCCTTCGGGCGTTCGCTGTCCGGAAGCCGTGACCTTGCCGACGACCTGGTGCAGGAAACGCTGCTCAAGGCGTGGGCCGCGCGGAAGCGCTTCCAAGCCGGCACCAACATGCGGGCGTGGACCTTCATCATCCTGCGCAACCTGTTCCTCAGCCAGATGCGGCGCGCCCGCTTCAAGGGCGAATGGGACGAGATCACCGCGTCCAAGCTGCTCGCCGCCCCGGCAAGCCAAGACCGCCATGTCGAACTTGGCGACATGCAGCGCGCGTTGATGCACCTGCCGCAGCCCCAGCGTGAAGCCCTGATCCTCGTCGGTGCGGGCGGCTTCGCCTATGAGGAAGCGGCTGAAATCTGCGGTTGTGCGGTGGGTACGATCAAGAGCCGCGTGGCCCGCGGCCGGGTCGCGCTCGAGCAATTGCTGTCGGGCGGCAAGTTGCCCAGCCGGCGCCAGCACAAGACCGACCCCAACCACAGCGCGCTGTCGCAGATCATGGGCGAAGTCGACGAACTGGCCGGCCCGCGCGGCTGA
- a CDS encoding peroxiredoxin: MIEEGGRAPALEVETGAGERIDLANPGGKLVLYFYPKDDTSGCTREAQDFTALADEFAAAGTRIVGISRDSAKSHDKFIAKYDLKVPLGIDEGPLSEAFGTWVEKSMYGRKYMGMERATFLIAADGTVLKAWRKVKVPNHAAEVLKAARGS, translated from the coding sequence ATGATCGAGGAAGGCGGCCGGGCACCGGCACTCGAGGTGGAAACGGGCGCCGGCGAGCGGATCGACCTCGCCAATCCCGGCGGCAAGCTGGTGCTCTACTTTTATCCCAAGGACGACACGTCGGGCTGCACCCGCGAAGCGCAGGACTTCACCGCGCTGGCCGACGAGTTCGCCGCCGCCGGCACCCGCATCGTCGGGATCTCGCGCGACAGCGCCAAGAGCCACGACAAATTCATCGCCAAATACGACCTCAAGGTCCCGCTCGGGATCGACGAAGGCCCGCTCAGCGAGGCGTTTGGGACCTGGGTCGAGAAGAGTATGTACGGCCGCAAATACATGGGAATGGAGCGCGCGACCTTCCTCATCGCGGCCGACGGCACTGTTCTTAAGGCATGGCGCAAAGTGAAGGTGCCGAACCACGCCGCCGAAGTTCTGAAGGCAGCGCGCGGGAGCTAA
- the scpB gene encoding SMC-Scp complex subunit ScpB — MSDDGFTRAVEAVLFAAAEPLRPQDITAHAGEGDVDAALAAVQALYANRGIHLVERGGRWHFETAPDLAHLLRRTREEPRRLGRAATEMLSIIAYHEPVSRAEIEAIRGVQTSKGTLDVLMEAGWVRPAGRRDGPGRPLLYATTGDFLSHFGLVSRRHLPGIEDLRAAGLLEAPQSVIPGLQLESGDEED, encoded by the coding sequence GTGAGCGACGATGGCTTCACACGCGCGGTCGAGGCCGTGCTGTTTGCCGCCGCCGAACCGCTTCGTCCGCAGGACATCACCGCCCACGCGGGCGAAGGCGATGTCGATGCCGCTCTTGCCGCGGTCCAGGCGCTCTACGCCAACCGCGGCATCCATCTCGTCGAACGCGGCGGGCGCTGGCATTTCGAGACCGCCCCCGACCTTGCCCACCTGCTGCGCCGTACCCGCGAGGAGCCGCGCAGGCTCGGCCGGGCCGCGACCGAGATGCTCAGCATCATCGCCTATCACGAGCCGGTCAGCCGGGCAGAGATCGAGGCGATCCGCGGTGTGCAGACGTCCAAGGGGACACTCGACGTGTTGATGGAGGCGGGGTGGGTGCGGCCGGCCGGGCGCCGCGACGGGCCGGGGAGGCCGCTGCTCTACGCCACCACAGGCGACTTCCTGTCCCATTTCGGGCTTGTCAGTCGCCGTCACCTGCCGGGTATCGAGGATTTGCGGGCCGCCGGGCTCCTGGAGGCGCCGCAGAGCGTTATACCGGGACTGCAGCTAGAAAGCGGCGACGAAGAGGACTAG
- the nagZ gene encoding beta-N-acetylhexosaminidase, with translation MQAAIYGLAGLTLSPDERAFFRDVDPAGYILFARNCGDPDQLMALTASLRDLHGRADLPILIDQEGGRVMRMKPPVWPSLPAGGAFEKLYQTAPSSAIEAARMNARAIGLMLSAHGINVNCIPNLDVRQPDADKVVGDRAYGTEPMQVAAIGRAVLDGLGSAGVVGVVKHMPGHGRATVDSHKELPRVSAAADELEVDLEPFETLREASMGMVAHILFEAWDSELPSSQSPFIIEEIIRKRIGFSGLLMTDDIGMEALKGSAGERSAAALAAGCDLTLHCSGDFAEMLDVAAHVGAMDGEAEGRLARAMAGAMLGSSEGPDFAAAVAVRDELLALA, from the coding sequence ATGCAGGCAGCGATCTATGGCCTCGCCGGCCTAACCCTCAGCCCTGACGAGCGGGCCTTTTTCCGCGACGTCGATCCGGCCGGTTACATCTTGTTCGCGCGCAATTGCGGCGACCCGGATCAGCTCATGGCGCTGACCGCCTCGCTCCGTGATCTGCACGGCCGAGCCGACCTGCCGATCCTGATCGACCAGGAAGGCGGCCGGGTCATGCGGATGAAGCCCCCGGTCTGGCCCTCGCTGCCGGCGGGTGGGGCATTCGAGAAGCTCTACCAGACCGCGCCGTCGTCGGCGATCGAAGCGGCCCGGATGAACGCCCGGGCGATCGGCCTGATGCTCTCGGCGCATGGCATCAACGTCAATTGCATCCCCAATCTCGACGTCCGCCAGCCGGACGCGGACAAGGTCGTGGGCGATCGCGCCTACGGCACCGAGCCGATGCAGGTGGCGGCGATAGGCCGCGCGGTGCTCGACGGGCTGGGATCGGCCGGGGTGGTCGGCGTGGTCAAGCACATGCCCGGCCACGGTCGCGCCACGGTCGACAGCCACAAGGAATTGCCGCGCGTCAGCGCGGCCGCCGACGAGCTGGAGGTCGACCTCGAGCCGTTCGAGACGCTGCGCGAGGCCTCGATGGGCATGGTGGCGCACATCCTGTTCGAGGCCTGGGACAGCGAGCTTCCGTCCAGCCAGTCGCCCTTCATCATCGAGGAGATCATTCGCAAGCGGATCGGCTTCTCGGGGCTATTGATGACCGACGATATCGGCATGGAGGCCCTGAAGGGCTCGGCCGGCGAGCGGTCGGCGGCGGCACTGGCGGCCGGGTGCGATCTGACGCTTCATTGCAGCGGCGACTTTGCCGAAATGCTCGACGTCGCCGCGCATGTCGGGGCGATGGACGGGGAGGCCGAGGGGCGGCTGGCACGCGCGATGGCCGGCGCCATGCTGGGGTCGTCGGAGGGACCCGACTTCGCCGCGGCCGTGGCGGTTCGTGACGAGCTTCTGGCGCTCGCCTGA
- a CDS encoding response regulator — protein MSLGQELAPHLPFLRRYARALTGSQTHGDAFVRATLEAIVAAPESFPREVEPRLGLYKTFHAIWSTANIEEGGSDGDNGLGNPEAIAQARLSRITPLSRQALLLTALEGFSAADAGYLIGAEPNEIDNLVQEALGEIERQTLADVLIIEDEPIIAMDIETIVRDLGHSVTGVAVTRDEAVAQARAHPPGLVLADIQLADDSSGIDAVRDILAEFAVPVIFITAFPERLLTGTRPEPTFLITKPFQRATVKAAIAQALFFDAATVPAG, from the coding sequence ATGTCGCTAGGCCAGGAACTCGCGCCGCATCTGCCTTTCTTGCGGCGCTATGCCCGCGCCCTCACGGGCAGCCAGACCCATGGCGACGCCTTTGTCCGTGCCACCCTCGAAGCCATCGTCGCCGCTCCCGAAAGCTTCCCCCGGGAAGTCGAGCCCCGGCTTGGCCTGTACAAGACATTCCACGCCATCTGGTCGACCGCCAACATCGAGGAAGGCGGGTCGGACGGTGACAATGGTCTCGGCAACCCCGAAGCGATCGCGCAGGCCCGGCTGAGCCGCATCACGCCGCTGTCGCGCCAGGCGCTGCTGCTGACCGCGCTCGAAGGCTTTTCCGCCGCCGACGCCGGCTACCTGATCGGCGCGGAGCCTAACGAGATCGACAATCTGGTCCAGGAGGCGCTCGGCGAGATCGAACGGCAAACCCTGGCCGACGTGCTGATCATCGAGGACGAGCCGATCATCGCTATGGACATCGAGACCATCGTCCGTGACCTCGGCCACAGCGTCACCGGCGTTGCCGTCACTCGCGACGAAGCGGTTGCGCAGGCGCGTGCGCACCCGCCGGGTCTGGTCCTCGCCGACATCCAGCTGGCCGACGATTCGAGCGGCATCGACGCGGTCCGCGACATCCTCGCCGAGTTCGCGGTTCCGGTCATCTTCATCACGGCCTTCCCCGAGCGCCTGCTGACCGGCACCCGGCCCGAGCCGACCTTCCTCATCACCAAGCCTTTCCAAAGGGCGACGGTAAAGGCGGCGATCGCGCAGGCGCTGTTCTTCGATGCGGCTACCGTTCCCGCGGGCTAG